CCCTTGCGGGAGTCTCTCGGGGAGATCGCGTACTCTGCCTCCTTCCTGGAGTGGTTTTCGGAGGAGGCTCGGCGAGTGTACGGCGACGTCGTCCCGTCTCCCGCCAAAGACCGAAAGATCCTCCTCCTCAAGCAGCCTGTGGGCGTCGCCTCCATCATCACGCCGGTGAGCAGCTAATAAGAAGCTGTTCTGCAGTGTGGTTCAGTAAAAGTGTGTCTACGTGTTGTTGGGTGCTACCAGGTGGACTTCTACATTTCTACAACACTCTTAAAGTCCAGTTCAACTGAGCTGAAAGAGCAGCATTCtcctgaaccaaactccattcagaaaactgTCAATTAAAAAGACGTGTAAGCACATCCATGAGAAAAGCACCAGAAGCGCAGAACACGGGGGGTTTTCTCACCTGTTAGGAGCCGGACTTTAATTTGGCTGGTGTGTAATTCACCagacaaaactttatttatgtaaaatattagGCTTCATATTAGTCTCTTGCTGCTTATCCCCTTTTAGGCAGAAGATACATGAACTTACAAGCCCaaccaaaaaaatatatatataaaacttaaAAGTTGAGTGTTTGCCAGCCATAATTGTGAAAGAGCAGAGAGTCTCTCAGTGATTCTGGAAATGTGTTGCCTTCATAAAACATGAATGGTAGCCAATTAACATGACCGTTTTAAACGGTGAAATATTTGAATGGCGTTTGGTATGAAGACATTCCCTCATCGCTGAACAGcaggtgtgtttctgcaggctAAGAGATCTTAATGGTATATAAAGATGAACGATGCTTCCTGTGATCTTACTTGTGGCTCCAGTGCTGCACACTCACAGATTAAAGTGATCTACTCCACGTTCTGCAGTGTGGTTCAGTTAAAGTGTGTCTACGTGTTGTTGGGAAATGAAGGTGACTGAGGCTTTGTTTTCAGACCAGACGcccataaaaacacagacagcaaatgTAAACCAAAACtaggagctaaaagaggctgaaaagctTGTTTTCATCAACATGAGCAGCACTTCTCATTGTGTTAGTTAAAAACTGCTGTCGTGTCGCTCCACAGTGGAACTTCCCCAGCGCCATGATCACCAGGAAGGTCGGAGCTGCTCTGGCTGCCGGCTGCACGGTGGTGGTGAAACCAGCAGAGGACACCCCGCTGTCGGCGCTCGCTCTGGCTGAGGTCTGCACCCTCAACGCCTGGATCCAGACCAGCAACCGTCTGCTTGCTCAGTTTTCAGGGGTTTTCTCTCTAAATGATGTTGTCTCACCGCCTGCCGTCTTGTTCTGCAGCTGGCGGAGCAGGCGGGGATCCCGGCCGGGGTCTTTAACGTGGTCCCTTGCTCCAGAGAGAAGACTCCGTCAGTCGGGGAGGTTCTCTGCACCGACCCCCTGGTGGCTAAAATCTCCTTCACCGGCTCCACCGCCACCGGCAAGGTCAGACCCCGTTAGTGCACCACTGTTTGTAGTCCAGGAAGATGATTCTGAAATGAACCATTCCTCATAAAGAGcactttattttactgttttacttttGTACACATAATTGTAAAAGTCTGTAACATAATCCATCTGAACCAgatctaagtgtgtgacagcatcatggaaaggatccctacagagagagacctggaagatccttttggtttaaccacaaacagcacacacaccagactacattcactaaaacagggattttatctGGTTGTtgctgatttgtttgtgttaatgtgtgactttggtgtattaaccctttaaaacctgCGCCTCAAAATGCCCACCTGGACTTTTTTGCTTAGTTTGACTGGTTTTTCCAGAAAACTTGGAACTTTCAATCTCTGGCAGTTATTTATAGTTTACTGTGTGTTATAAGAGTGtaataacagtttaaaatgaagaaacacagGAGTGAAATGACCATAATGATGCCATCTTGGCtgtaaatagatagatagatattgtttattgatcctcagtggggaaagtttgctgttacagcagctcaaggggaaacagacaaaagcacacagttacagaaatagaaataaagtgaaacGTCTCAGCTTTCACAAACCGTGACGTGATTACGGTAAAATCCAAAAGGCACAAACGTGTTTCTGATGACAGaattaaagggttagtttggatccaggataatatttgtgtgacacacaataacacaaacaaacaaactgacaaagGCAGCAGTGAACCAGTAGTTGGCCTTTAACCAGCGTGTCTCCTCTCAGGTGCTGCTCAAAATGGCCGCTGACACCGTGAAGAAGGCGTCCATGGAGCTAGGCGGCCACGCCCCCTTCATCGTGTTCGACAGTGCGGATGTGGACAAGGCGGTGGACGGAGCTATGGCCTCCAAGTTCAGGAACTCTGGACAGGTGAGATGAGTGAAGCTCCCggagagttgctggtctgctgctgaaCTACAAACTAAGGAActaagtgatggaggcagcagaccagcagctctgtgaggtcaAATCAGGAGGTTGTTATATCTTCTGTATCTTTAAACTGGGGATCTATAtactcatttattatttatttattatctggGTTTGAAATGTTTAGCGGGTACAAAAAGTTTTACATTTGGTCCAGGGGATAGAGCTGAAACAAGGGctgcaactgcacctgatcacagtaggtccactaaaagagcttgtttgatccactgacaggctcagagtgttattctaagtgtgtgacagcatcatggaaaggatccctacagagagagacctggaagatccttttggtttaaccacaaacagcacacacaccagactacattcactaaaacagggattttagagaacaggacacaggagctgctgctctgctgctgcctccatcaggtagtttgttttagtgtgactttgtgttattgtgtcatcATTGGATTCAAATAACACTTAAAaactccaaacaaacaaaatggaggcagcagcagagcagcagctcctgtgtcctgttctctaaaatccctgttttagtgaatgtagtctggtgtgtgtgctgtttgtggttaaaccaaaaggatcttccaggtctctctctgtagggatcctttccatgatgctgtcacacacttagaataacactctgagcctgtcagtggatcaaacaagctcttttagtggacctactgtgatcaggtgcagttgtcccaaaggatcacgttgcagccattgcagcccgtttggtgtctgctggctgaggtgatctactggaccagttccaacacttttactacctaccagtcatttaaaacCCAGAATATTCAAAAAATGGGGTCCAGGTGGTAaaattctcctctcctccttcctgtagacgtgtgtgtgttcgaACCGCTTCCTGGTGCAGAGCGGCATCCACGACCGCTTCATGGAGAAGCTCCGCCAAGCGATGGATGCTGAGCTGCGTCTGGGTCACGGCTCGGACCCCGACACCACCCAGGGCCCACTCATCAAcaccagagctgcagagaaggTAAACACCGAAGTATTATCTGTATCGGCCCTTAAACTGAACAAGCCCCTGTTCTTTAAAGAGACACATGTAGAAAGAGGAGGGGGccagagaaaagaaatgtttactACATCTACTAAAGTCGTCCTTTCCTCGTCAGAATTGTTCTGATTTGATCAAGTAGCGCTCTCACAAATCAGGTTTGGTATCAGCCGTAAGACCTAAAAACTGTGGCCGTGTGTCTCCCAGGTGGCCCACCAGGTATCGGACGCCGTGTCCAGGGGGGCGAAGGTGCTGAAGGGCGGGAAGCGCCTGGAGGGGTCCTTCATGGAGCCCACGCTGCTGGCCGACGTCACCACAGAGATGCTCTGCATGAAGGAGGAAACCTTCGGCCCGCTGGTGCCCGTCGTCAGGTGTGTGCACCTGAACCAGGACTCCTCAATGTCCTGATCATTGTCTGATCAACAGTCCACCCTAGAATCATGTCTCAGATGTAAGGGCTGATCTACAGCGAGAAAACAGGCTCAACAACagctttattgattttaaaaatgactttcttGTTTGCGTTATCAGAACTGCGTTGCACCCGAAGCAACAATCTGCTGCACAGAAATATAGGACCATGTAatcaatgacacacacacacacacatatatatatatatatatacacacactatataccCGTTTGACAAAGAGCCACGTGATTCTGATGACGGAGGGCAGGAagtgaaaaacagcacagattgattgatttgatctgataaatataaataagtaCACAGATGTGCTGACAGTGCTGAAGGTCATCAGGATATTCCACCCTTTACTGTGTACACATGAGCTtttagaggaagaaaacatTACATCCTGAGCCTGAAACGCTGGTTGTGTTCAGGAGGAGACGTCTGTCGACCAACCACAGCTCTTGTTTGTGATCCTCAGGtttgacacagaggaagaggctCTGGCCATCGCTAACGCTTCCAATGTCGGGCTGGCAGGTGAGTGCACCCGTCTGAGCTCCCAAAGTCCAAGAACCTCTGGAGGTTTAGTATGTTGGATGGTAGATTGGTAGATCCAGGAGCATCTTTAAAGAGAAATTAgtgacaaagaaacacacaagacCTTTAACCAGCAGATTACTGTGTGAACTCCATGACACACCACATTTAAAGGACAACATGGTATTTTAAAACCCAGGCGGTATTATTACATactttgggtttgaaatgactggtaggtagtaaaagtgttggaactggtccagtagatcacctcagccagcagccaccaaacgggctgcaatggctgcaacgtgatcctttgggacaactgcacctgatcacagtaggtccactaaaagagcttgtttgatccactgacaggctcagagtgttattctaagtgtgtgacagcatcatggaaaggatccctacagagagagacctggaagatccttttggtttaaccacaaacagcacacacaccagactacattcactaaaacagggattttaga
The nucleotide sequence above comes from Pempheris klunzingeri isolate RE-2024b chromosome 8, fPemKlu1.hap1, whole genome shotgun sequence. Encoded proteins:
- the aldh5a1 gene encoding succinate-semialdehyde dehydrogenase, mitochondrial isoform X2, with translation MQRLYSLDVSAPLLRTQSYVDGRWVSAASVFPVLDPATGKEIARVTDCGPAEAKQAVDAAYKAFHSWKLYTAKERSVLLRKWFDLLTLHKEDLAKLITFESGKPLRESLGEIAYSASFLEWFSEEARRVYGDVVPSPAKDRKILLLKQPVGVASIITPWNFPSAMITRKVGAALAAGCTVVVKPAEDTPLSALALAELAEQAGIPAGVFNVVPCSREKTPSVGEVLCTDPLVAKISFTGSTATGKVLLKMAADTVKKASMELGGHAPFIVFDSADVDKAVDGAMASKFRNSGQTCVCSNRFLVQSGIHDRFMEKLRQAMDAELRLGHGSDPDTTQGPLINTRAAEKVAHQVSDAVSRGAKVLKGGKRLEGSFMEPTLLADVTTEMLCMKEETFGPLVPVVRFDTEEEALAIANASNVGLAGYFYSQDVSQVWRVAEALEVGIVGVNEGLLSTPEATFGGVKQSGLGREGSKYGIDEYLEIKYMCLGGLKP
- the aldh5a1 gene encoding succinate-semialdehyde dehydrogenase, mitochondrial isoform X1; this translates as MSTFCVLRTRCFLRQVLPGLPAAMQRLYSLDVSAPLLRTQSYVDGRWVSAASVFPVLDPATGKEIARVTDCGPAEAKQAVDAAYKAFHSWKLYTAKERSVLLRKWFDLLTLHKEDLAKLITFESGKPLRESLGEIAYSASFLEWFSEEARRVYGDVVPSPAKDRKILLLKQPVGVASIITPWNFPSAMITRKVGAALAAGCTVVVKPAEDTPLSALALAELAEQAGIPAGVFNVVPCSREKTPSVGEVLCTDPLVAKISFTGSTATGKVLLKMAADTVKKASMELGGHAPFIVFDSADVDKAVDGAMASKFRNSGQTCVCSNRFLVQSGIHDRFMEKLRQAMDAELRLGHGSDPDTTQGPLINTRAAEKVAHQVSDAVSRGAKVLKGGKRLEGSFMEPTLLADVTTEMLCMKEETFGPLVPVVRFDTEEEALAIANASNVGLAGYFYSQDVSQVWRVAEALEVGIVGVNEGLLSTPEATFGGVKQSGLGREGSKYGIDEYLEIKYMCLGGLKP